Proteins found in one Micropterus dolomieu isolate WLL.071019.BEF.003 ecotype Adirondacks linkage group LG10, ASM2129224v1, whole genome shotgun sequence genomic segment:
- the fndc1 gene encoding fibronectin type III domain-containing protein 1 isoform X6 gives MALAASRTLLALFVTFCAPGCGWAEKSLRSHNEKQTSVDKGLRETWEPSIHLDGRPVDRFVVSSNKPTRSHRFTKVGKESRSHLLEDVDPEWVNLDGFAVLGGAPVSNSSAAGPARSPQTAARNQPSAQRTTRMGRTAHPLGVSNTRTHRRAPQSSSGPRQPERALAGAPPLERRRQHHTKPQSDQRNRNKHKLTSESVHVVSLQAQKAVGQSASANRAVASKPTTPEPPEYEARDISVRVMSPQSVLISWVDPAVEMGKIAPGVSRSYTVRYREKGESARWEYKDSTQRERERERVMIGNLTADSMYEFSIRISQGEKHGKWSVSVFQRTPESAPSGPPQNFEVKPLKGKGTAVIATWDPPEEPNGRIREYILSYAPAMKPFGMKSVTSRGSTTTATIDGLTPGDRYIFTIRATNRRGQGPQSKVLSVAMPRSSSAALSFSKTKDSGRTSHTSSKQETDHDESDVQSTEGPEETTKPPRRQSQLSQTRSYHNIFSSVRGSVWNVGSSRVKNRENEKEEEEKIITTPPSAEETTTMKVVLETKEPDNDVSPDSEDEVGYDEELLTTETPSLKVLTPYPTKPASTRPNRPPRRPIKIRVHQTPGSKAASSSSSTSSSSSTSSSSSSANSSASSDSSSSSLPSTSSSSSSSSPSTTSLSSSSRIQESAASRKDYVASTYPEGKIGYDKPSTAHKKPSTTVLKETNSQQTEATSLGRGSVSARRTNGSGLVSRYGYGRRHPLLFRGNSTRMLNGFKPVTSQLNLPNRTPNQATSNTRSSATSQSTLPDRTPNHETSHSFNSATSRSPLGSAARSQATSDTNNFDTSQSTSESRSQGSTTLGSSGTHPSTSYSSSDHPSTKDTQGSSQSTSHRGSHRSANSHNTQSSHTSPERDTTMREGNDESNYKNTDAEVTKVEERTSSINLQPTEEERGEEEGREERSNDKPLVPHTRISSSFAERFPWLVTRYPGKFGSGTRGSSSREVGMTRTSSSIVASRHTRVSGATGAAGVSTKQETREALKTSSIQDSLKNGMGSVKPSLTNQNTASSDTTNPSTSSSSSSAATSSNSDSVHSSSGHRDSSDSIHRGTSTDNNNNQNKDYLDESSQEITGKNDKVADPTAAQKNPTITSLEPHRNVEDSESVDTRETFSRTRPGSPSGDTHRRHGVGTNVRPQHSTNMHFGGSGLPIRPKPAKTSRLDSSTSDSFSPSSSSARSSSSNVPQPVLTSDRDVGSGTTVTRTGGLIRGNSLSTSSSSASSSSSTDSFRGQGGRSRYGIVRGKFTNGRHLKPDNGNGKNGRPNLTATNDKESSSSDGTSKAVGQRFITGPDGTKWVVDLQRGVLLNQDGQVLQDSQGKPKRVVLGEDGRTIFDLMGSPLVNQDGMALFGHGRDSRPVVNPKDKVIMVGGKPVLGLDLPHLRTTTTTTTTAPTTTPEPTTTEWTIEESTTALPYPTCPPGTFSKTDEYGYPVLDPEGILDCYPEGILRNGNGPHGYSDHGA, from the exons ATGGCTTTAGCCGCAAGCAGGACGCTCTTGGCGCTATTCGTTACGTTTTGTGCACCTGGATGCGGATGGGCAG AAAAATCCCTGCGGTCACACAATGAGAAACAGACATCTGTGGACAAGGGCCTGAGGGAGACCTGGGAGCCTTCTATCCATCTGGATGGAAGACCTGTGGACCGCTTTGTCGTCAGCTCCAACAAACCCACGAGGTCTCACCGCTTCACTAAAGTGGGAAAGGAGAGTCGCTCTCATCTACTGGAGGATGTAG ACCCTGAATGGGTTAACCTGGATGGCTTTGCTGTGTTGGGCGGTGCACCTGTCAGCAACTCATCAGCAG CAGGTCCAGCCAGGTCTCCACAAACTGCTGCCAGAAATCAGCCCTCTGCACAGCGGACCACCAGGATGGGCAGGACAGCTCACCCCTTGGGTGTATCTAATACCAGGACACATAGGAGGGCCCCTCAGTCCTCCTCGGGTCCAAGGCAGCCTGAGAGAGCTTTGGCAGGAGCTCCCCCACTAGAAAGGAGACGCCAACACCACACCAAGCCTCAATCTGATCAGAGAAAccgaaacaaacacaaactaa CATCTGAGTCCGTTCATGTGGTGTCACTGCAGGCACAGAAAGCCGTGGGCCAGAGCGCATCGGCCAACAGAGCGGTCGCATCCAAACCAACCACACCAG AACCACCGGAGTATGAGGCACGGGACATCAGTGTTAGGGTCATGTCTCCTCAGTCTGTCCTTATCTCCTGGGTTGACCCTGCTGTTGAAATGGGGAAGATTGCTCCCGGGGTGTCCAG ATCCTACACAGTTAGGTACAGAGAAAAGGGCGAGTCAGCACGCTGGGAGTACAAGGACagcacccagagagagagagagagagagagagtgatgatAGGCAACCTTACTGCTGACAGCATGTATGAGTTTTCTATCAGAATCTCTCAGGGAGAAAAACATGGGAAGTGGAGTGTCTCCGTCTTTCAGAGGACCCCTGAGTCAG CACCATCTGGGCCACCACAGAACTTTGAGGTCAAGCCTTTAAAAGGGAAAGGAACTGCTGTGATAGCAACATGGGATCCACCTGAAGAACCCAATGGGAGGATAAGAG AATACATCCTGTCTTATGCTCCTGCTATGAAGCCATTTGGAATGAAAAGTGTGACGTCCCGTGGCAGCACCACCACGGCCACCATAGATGGCCTCACACCGGGAGACCGGTACATCTTCACGATTAGAGCCACCAACAGGAGGGGACAGGGACCACAGAGCAAGGTCCTCAGTGTTGCCATGCCAAGAT CCAGCAGCGCTGCCTTATCGTTCTCAAAGACCAAGGACAGCGGAAGGACTAGTCACACTTCCTCCAAACAGGAGACCGACCATGATGAATCTGACGTCCAGTCAACAGAGGGGCCAGAAGAAACAACCAAACCCCCTAGGCGTCAATCCCAACTTTCCCAGACACGCTCCTATCACAACATCTTCTCCTCTGTAAGGGGCTCAGTCTGGAATGTAGGGTCATCCAGAGttaaaaatagagaaaatgagaaggaagaagaagagaaaataatcacAACGCCACCTTCAGCAGAGGAGACAACTACCATGAAGGTTGTCCTAGAGACAAAAGAACCAGACAACGATGTTTCCCCTGATTCTGAGGATGAAGTGGGATATGATGAAGAGCTCCTGACTACAGAAACCCCCAGCCTCAAAGTTTTGACACCCTACCCAACTAAACCTGCGTCTACTCGTCCTAACCGACCTCCCAGAAGGCCCATTAAGATTAGGGTCCATCAAACACCAGGATCCAAggctgcttcctcctcctcatccacctcttcatcttcttctacTTCATCATCCTCATCTTCTGCCAATTCCTCTGCTTCTTCTGattcctcctcatcttctttACCCTCtacttcctcttcatcctcatcatcctcacCTTCTACAACCTCATTATCCTCCTCCTCACGAATTCAAGAGTCAGCTGCCAGTAGAAAGGACTATGTAGCTTCCACATACCCAGAGGGCAAAATTGGTTATGACAAGCCCAGCACAGCACATAAAAAACCCTCCACTACAGTCTTAAAAGAGACAAATTCACAGCAGACAGAGGCAACATCTCTAGGTAGAGGTTCAGTTTCAGCCAGACGCACCAACGGGTCTGGGCTTGTCTCTAGATATGGATATGGTCGAAGACATCCACTTTTGTTCAGAGGGAATTCAACTCGAATGCTGAATGGTTTCAAACCAGTCACCTCACAGTTAAACTTACCGAACAGAACGCCTAACCAAGCAACATCAAACACTCGTAGTTCAGCAACATCACAGTCCACTTTACCAGACAGGACTCCAAACCATGAAACATCACATTCTTTCAATTCAGCAACATCCAGGTCCCCCTTAGGAAGTGCAGCCCGAAGCCAAGCAACATCAGATACAAATAATTTTGACACATCGCAGTCCACATCAGAGTCTAGATCTCAAGGCTCTACAACTTTAGGGAGCTCAGGCACACATCCATCCACTTCATATAGCAGCTCAGATCACCCATCCACCAAAGACACACAAGGCTCTTCTCAGTCAACTTCACACAGAGGATCTCACAGATCTGCAAattcacacaacacacagagtTCACACACGTCACCTGAGCGAGATACAACAATGAGGGAGGGAAATGATGAGAgtaattacaaaaacacagatgcagAAGTAACTAAAGTTGAAGAGCGTACTTCAAGCATCAACCTGCAacccacagaggaggagagaggagaggaagaggggagggaggagagaagtaATGACAAACCTTTGGTTCCTCATACCAGAATTAGCTCATCATTTGCTGAAAGATTCCCTTGGCTAGTTACCCGTTACCCAGGCAAGTTCGGATCAGGAACGAGAGGGTCATCTTCCAGGGAGGTTGGCATGACCAGGACTTCATCCTCTATTGTGGCCAGCAGACACACAAGGGTTTCAGGGGCCACAGGTGCTGCAGGAGTGTCCACAAAACAGGAGACTAGGGAAGCTCTGAAAACGTCTTCCATTCAAGACTCTCTAAAGAATGGGATGGGTTCTGTTAAGCCTTCTTTGACCAATCAAAATACAGCATCTAGTGACACTACAAACCCATCTacctcatcctcttcctcttcagcaGCCACTTCTTCAAACTCTGATTCTGTTCATTCCTCTAGTGGACACAGAGACTCAAGTGACTCCATCCATAGAGGGACCTCTACTGACAATAATAACAATCAAAATAAGGATTATCTTGATGAGAGTAGTCAAGAAATAACTGGAAAAAATGATAAAGTTGCAGACCCCACAGCAGCCCAAAAAAATCCTACAATAACTTCACTTGAACCTCACAGAAATGTAGAGGACAGTGAGAGTGTGGATACTAGGGAAACTTTCTCTAGGACAAGACCTGGCTCACCGTCTGGAGACACTCATCGTCGTCATGGTGTAGGGACGAATGTACGCCCTCAACATTCGACTAACATGCATTTTGGTGGCTCTGGGCTTCCCATCAGACCAAAGCCAGCAAAGACCTCAAGGCTGGATTCTTCAACGTCTgattccttctctccctcctcatcgtCTGCCCGCTCTTCTTCCTCAAATGTGCCCCAGCCAGTTTTGACCTCAGATCGTGATGTTGGAAGTGGCACAACTGTGACAAGGACAGGAGGATTAATTAGAGGCAACTCCCTGTCCACATCGTCGTCCTcagcatcttcatcatcatctacagacagCTTTCGGGGACAGGGGGGAAGGTCTCGCTATGGCATCGTCAGAGGGAAATTCACCAATGGAAGACACCTCAAGCCTGACAATGGAAATG GTAAAAATGGACGACCCAACCTGACAGCAACAAATGATAAAGAGTCGTCTTCCTCTGATGGAACCAGCAAGGCCGTTGGTCAAAGGTTTATTACTGGACCTGATGGAACCAAATGG GTGGTGGACTTGCAGCGGGGGGTTCTTCTGAACCAGGATGGACAAGTTCTCCAGGACTCCCAGGGTAAACCCAAGAGAGTGGTGCTTGGAGAGGATGGACGCACAATTTTTG ACCTCATGGGAAGTCCCCTAGTAAACCAGGATGGTATGGCTCTGTTTGGGCATGGACGAGATAGCCGGCCTGTGGTCAACCCCAAAGACAAGGTCATCATGGTTGGAGGGAAACCTGTACTTGGCTTGGACCTTCCTCACCTCAggaccaccaccaccaccaccaccacggcTCCTACCACCACACCTGAACCCACCACCACTGAATGGACCATAGAAGAGTCTACCACCGCACTGCCGTACCCAACCTGCCCACCTGGAACCTTCTCCAAAACAGATGAATACGGGTATCCAGTGCTGGACCCAGAAGGAATTTTAGACTGTTATCCAGAAG GAATCCTCAGGAATGGAAATGGACCACATGGTTACAGTGACCATGGTGCCTGA
- the fndc1 gene encoding fibronectin type III domain-containing protein 1 isoform X5, producing the protein MALAASRTLLALFVTFCAPGCGWAEKSLRSHNEKQTSVDKGLRETWEPSIHLDGRPVDRFVVSSNKPTRSHRFTKVGKESRSHLLEDVDPEWVNLDGFAVLGGAPVSNSSAAGPARSPQTAARNQPSAQRTTRMGRTAHPLGVSNTRTHRRAPQSSSGPRQPERALAGAPPLERRRQHHTKPQSDQRNRNKHKLTSESVHVVSLQAQKAVGQSASANRAVASKPTTPEPPEYEARDISVRVMSPQSVLISWVDPAVEMGKIAPGVSRSYTVRYREKGESARWEYKDSTQRERERERVMIGNLTADSMYEFSIRISQGEKHGKWSVSVFQRTPESAPSGPPQNFEVKPLKGKGTAVIATWDPPEEPNGRIREYILSYAPAMKPFGMKSVTSRGSTTTATIDGLTPGDRYIFTIRATNRRGQGPQSKVLSVAMPRSSSAALSFSKTKDSGRTSHTSSKQETDHDESDVQSTEGPEETTKPPRRQSQLSQTRSYHNIFSSVRGSVWNVGSSRVKNRENEKEEEEKIITTPPSAEETTTMKVVLETKEPDNDVSPDSEDEVGYDEELLTTETPSLKVLTPYPTKPASTRPNRPPRRPIKIRVHQTPGSKAASSSSSTSSSSSTSSSSSSANSSASSDSSSSSLPSTSSSSSSSSPSTTSLSSSSRIQESAASRKDYVASTYPEGKIGYDKPSTAHKKPSTTVLKETNSQQTEATSLGRGSVSARRTNGSGLVSRYGYGRRHPLLFRGNSTRMLNGFKPVTSQLNLPNRTPNQATSNTRSSATSQSTLPDRTPNHETSHSFNSATSRSPLGSAARSQATSDTNNFDTSQSTSESRSQGSTTLGSSGTHPSTSYSSSDHPSTKDTQGSSQSTSHRGSHRSANSHNTQSSHTSPERDTTMREGNDESNYKNTDAEVTKVEERTSSINLQPTEEERGEEEGREERSNDKPLVPHTRISSSFAERFPWLVTRYPGKFGSGTRGSSSREVGMTRTSSSIVASRHTRVSGATGAAGVSTKQETREALKTSSIQDSLKNGMGSVKPSLTNQNTASSDTTNPSTSSSSSSAATSSNSDSVHSSSGHRDSSDSIHRGTSTDNNNNQNKDYLDESSQEITGKNDKVADPTAAQKNPTITSLEPHRNVEDSESVDTRETFSRTRPGSPSGDTHRRHGVGTNVRPQHSTNMHFGGSGLPIRPKPAKTSRLDSSTSDSFSPSSSSARSSSSNVPQPVLTSDRDVGSGTTVTRTGGLIRGNSLSTSSSSASSSSSTDSFRGQGGRSRYGIVRGKFTNGRHLKPDNGNGKNGRPNLTATNDKESSSSDGTSKAVGQRFITGPDGTKWVVDLQRGVLLNQDGQVLQDSQGKPKRVVLGEDGRTIFDLMGSPLVNQDGMALFGHGRDSRPVVNPKDKVIMVGGKPVLGLDLPHLRTTTTTTTTAPTTTPEPTTTEWTIEESTTALPYPTCPPGTFSKTDEYGYPVLDPEGILDCYPEEESSGMEMDHMVTVTMVPDALALEKDEFFVQTTLPPTTTTTTTTTTTTEIPTPEPDTRPVNKGPSSELDLSGKKRFTAPYVNYIRKDPGAPCSLTEALEYLQVDILEDLIEKDSLAANQKQSPKNKPHNLTVVAMEGCHSFIILDWARPLKDDMVSGPTFSLV; encoded by the exons ATGGCTTTAGCCGCAAGCAGGACGCTCTTGGCGCTATTCGTTACGTTTTGTGCACCTGGATGCGGATGGGCAG AAAAATCCCTGCGGTCACACAATGAGAAACAGACATCTGTGGACAAGGGCCTGAGGGAGACCTGGGAGCCTTCTATCCATCTGGATGGAAGACCTGTGGACCGCTTTGTCGTCAGCTCCAACAAACCCACGAGGTCTCACCGCTTCACTAAAGTGGGAAAGGAGAGTCGCTCTCATCTACTGGAGGATGTAG ACCCTGAATGGGTTAACCTGGATGGCTTTGCTGTGTTGGGCGGTGCACCTGTCAGCAACTCATCAGCAG CAGGTCCAGCCAGGTCTCCACAAACTGCTGCCAGAAATCAGCCCTCTGCACAGCGGACCACCAGGATGGGCAGGACAGCTCACCCCTTGGGTGTATCTAATACCAGGACACATAGGAGGGCCCCTCAGTCCTCCTCGGGTCCAAGGCAGCCTGAGAGAGCTTTGGCAGGAGCTCCCCCACTAGAAAGGAGACGCCAACACCACACCAAGCCTCAATCTGATCAGAGAAAccgaaacaaacacaaactaa CATCTGAGTCCGTTCATGTGGTGTCACTGCAGGCACAGAAAGCCGTGGGCCAGAGCGCATCGGCCAACAGAGCGGTCGCATCCAAACCAACCACACCAG AACCACCGGAGTATGAGGCACGGGACATCAGTGTTAGGGTCATGTCTCCTCAGTCTGTCCTTATCTCCTGGGTTGACCCTGCTGTTGAAATGGGGAAGATTGCTCCCGGGGTGTCCAG ATCCTACACAGTTAGGTACAGAGAAAAGGGCGAGTCAGCACGCTGGGAGTACAAGGACagcacccagagagagagagagagagagagagtgatgatAGGCAACCTTACTGCTGACAGCATGTATGAGTTTTCTATCAGAATCTCTCAGGGAGAAAAACATGGGAAGTGGAGTGTCTCCGTCTTTCAGAGGACCCCTGAGTCAG CACCATCTGGGCCACCACAGAACTTTGAGGTCAAGCCTTTAAAAGGGAAAGGAACTGCTGTGATAGCAACATGGGATCCACCTGAAGAACCCAATGGGAGGATAAGAG AATACATCCTGTCTTATGCTCCTGCTATGAAGCCATTTGGAATGAAAAGTGTGACGTCCCGTGGCAGCACCACCACGGCCACCATAGATGGCCTCACACCGGGAGACCGGTACATCTTCACGATTAGAGCCACCAACAGGAGGGGACAGGGACCACAGAGCAAGGTCCTCAGTGTTGCCATGCCAAGAT CCAGCAGCGCTGCCTTATCGTTCTCAAAGACCAAGGACAGCGGAAGGACTAGTCACACTTCCTCCAAACAGGAGACCGACCATGATGAATCTGACGTCCAGTCAACAGAGGGGCCAGAAGAAACAACCAAACCCCCTAGGCGTCAATCCCAACTTTCCCAGACACGCTCCTATCACAACATCTTCTCCTCTGTAAGGGGCTCAGTCTGGAATGTAGGGTCATCCAGAGttaaaaatagagaaaatgagaaggaagaagaagagaaaataatcacAACGCCACCTTCAGCAGAGGAGACAACTACCATGAAGGTTGTCCTAGAGACAAAAGAACCAGACAACGATGTTTCCCCTGATTCTGAGGATGAAGTGGGATATGATGAAGAGCTCCTGACTACAGAAACCCCCAGCCTCAAAGTTTTGACACCCTACCCAACTAAACCTGCGTCTACTCGTCCTAACCGACCTCCCAGAAGGCCCATTAAGATTAGGGTCCATCAAACACCAGGATCCAAggctgcttcctcctcctcatccacctcttcatcttcttctacTTCATCATCCTCATCTTCTGCCAATTCCTCTGCTTCTTCTGattcctcctcatcttctttACCCTCtacttcctcttcatcctcatcatcctcacCTTCTACAACCTCATTATCCTCCTCCTCACGAATTCAAGAGTCAGCTGCCAGTAGAAAGGACTATGTAGCTTCCACATACCCAGAGGGCAAAATTGGTTATGACAAGCCCAGCACAGCACATAAAAAACCCTCCACTACAGTCTTAAAAGAGACAAATTCACAGCAGACAGAGGCAACATCTCTAGGTAGAGGTTCAGTTTCAGCCAGACGCACCAACGGGTCTGGGCTTGTCTCTAGATATGGATATGGTCGAAGACATCCACTTTTGTTCAGAGGGAATTCAACTCGAATGCTGAATGGTTTCAAACCAGTCACCTCACAGTTAAACTTACCGAACAGAACGCCTAACCAAGCAACATCAAACACTCGTAGTTCAGCAACATCACAGTCCACTTTACCAGACAGGACTCCAAACCATGAAACATCACATTCTTTCAATTCAGCAACATCCAGGTCCCCCTTAGGAAGTGCAGCCCGAAGCCAAGCAACATCAGATACAAATAATTTTGACACATCGCAGTCCACATCAGAGTCTAGATCTCAAGGCTCTACAACTTTAGGGAGCTCAGGCACACATCCATCCACTTCATATAGCAGCTCAGATCACCCATCCACCAAAGACACACAAGGCTCTTCTCAGTCAACTTCACACAGAGGATCTCACAGATCTGCAAattcacacaacacacagagtTCACACACGTCACCTGAGCGAGATACAACAATGAGGGAGGGAAATGATGAGAgtaattacaaaaacacagatgcagAAGTAACTAAAGTTGAAGAGCGTACTTCAAGCATCAACCTGCAacccacagaggaggagagaggagaggaagaggggagggaggagagaagtaATGACAAACCTTTGGTTCCTCATACCAGAATTAGCTCATCATTTGCTGAAAGATTCCCTTGGCTAGTTACCCGTTACCCAGGCAAGTTCGGATCAGGAACGAGAGGGTCATCTTCCAGGGAGGTTGGCATGACCAGGACTTCATCCTCTATTGTGGCCAGCAGACACACAAGGGTTTCAGGGGCCACAGGTGCTGCAGGAGTGTCCACAAAACAGGAGACTAGGGAAGCTCTGAAAACGTCTTCCATTCAAGACTCTCTAAAGAATGGGATGGGTTCTGTTAAGCCTTCTTTGACCAATCAAAATACAGCATCTAGTGACACTACAAACCCATCTacctcatcctcttcctcttcagcaGCCACTTCTTCAAACTCTGATTCTGTTCATTCCTCTAGTGGACACAGAGACTCAAGTGACTCCATCCATAGAGGGACCTCTACTGACAATAATAACAATCAAAATAAGGATTATCTTGATGAGAGTAGTCAAGAAATAACTGGAAAAAATGATAAAGTTGCAGACCCCACAGCAGCCCAAAAAAATCCTACAATAACTTCACTTGAACCTCACAGAAATGTAGAGGACAGTGAGAGTGTGGATACTAGGGAAACTTTCTCTAGGACAAGACCTGGCTCACCGTCTGGAGACACTCATCGTCGTCATGGTGTAGGGACGAATGTACGCCCTCAACATTCGACTAACATGCATTTTGGTGGCTCTGGGCTTCCCATCAGACCAAAGCCAGCAAAGACCTCAAGGCTGGATTCTTCAACGTCTgattccttctctccctcctcatcgtCTGCCCGCTCTTCTTCCTCAAATGTGCCCCAGCCAGTTTTGACCTCAGATCGTGATGTTGGAAGTGGCACAACTGTGACAAGGACAGGAGGATTAATTAGAGGCAACTCCCTGTCCACATCGTCGTCCTcagcatcttcatcatcatctacagacagCTTTCGGGGACAGGGGGGAAGGTCTCGCTATGGCATCGTCAGAGGGAAATTCACCAATGGAAGACACCTCAAGCCTGACAATGGAAATG GTAAAAATGGACGACCCAACCTGACAGCAACAAATGATAAAGAGTCGTCTTCCTCTGATGGAACCAGCAAGGCCGTTGGTCAAAGGTTTATTACTGGACCTGATGGAACCAAATGG GTGGTGGACTTGCAGCGGGGGGTTCTTCTGAACCAGGATGGACAAGTTCTCCAGGACTCCCAGGGTAAACCCAAGAGAGTGGTGCTTGGAGAGGATGGACGCACAATTTTTG ACCTCATGGGAAGTCCCCTAGTAAACCAGGATGGTATGGCTCTGTTTGGGCATGGACGAGATAGCCGGCCTGTGGTCAACCCCAAAGACAAGGTCATCATGGTTGGAGGGAAACCTGTACTTGGCTTGGACCTTCCTCACCTCAggaccaccaccaccaccaccaccacggcTCCTACCACCACACCTGAACCCACCACCACTGAATGGACCATAGAAGAGTCTACCACCGCACTGCCGTACCCAACCTGCCCACCTGGAACCTTCTCCAAAACAGATGAATACGGGTATCCAGTGCTGGACCCAGAAGGAATTTTAGACTGTTATCCAGAAG AGGAATCCTCAGGAATGGAAATGGACCACATGGTTACAGTGACCATGGTGCCTGATGCTTTAGCTCTTGAGAAAG ATGAGTTTTTTGTCCAGACCACCCTGCCACCAACaaccaccacaaccaccaccaccaccaccaccacagagATCCCAACTCCGGAGCCAGATACCCGGCCCGTCAATAAAGGACCTTCATCCGAGTTAGACCTCAGTGGGAAGAAGCGCTTCACAG CTCCCTATGTGAATTACATCCGGAAGGACCCGGGTGCTCCTTGCTCCTTGACGGAGGCTCTGGAATATCTTCAGGTCGACATCTTAGAAGACCTGATAGAGAAGGACAGTCtggcagccaatcagaaacagtcTCCCAAAAACAAGCCTCATAACCTCACTGTGGTCGCCATGGAGGGCTGTCACTCTTTCATCATCCTGGACTGGGCCCGCCCACTGAAGGATGATATGGTGTCAG GTCCCACCTTCTCGCTGGTCTAA